The Acanthochromis polyacanthus isolate Apoly-LR-REF ecotype Palm Island chromosome 17, KAUST_Apoly_ChrSc, whole genome shotgun sequence genome has a window encoding:
- the LOC127530544 gene encoding UDP-glucuronosyltransferase 2A1-like produces the protein MSMGTMSLHRVCGVFVFLSLCLISFPPHCHGGNILVFPLDGSHWINMKILLEELHARGHNLTVIRDTYSWYIPEKSPLYTSITLDTKECLEDMFAEFIQEHMKMQREGASLLNFFKVTAHFLYIFSHFHSLWADATINMFEDQNVMNSLKESKYDLVLTDPAFAPGLVLAKYLKLPVVLNVRWVTSGEGHFVLAPSPLSYIPVPQSGFTDKMNFIQRVKNMLLYSISLIQQKFVVEPHYETLCNKYIEGGCDTISLLLEADIWLFRSDFVFDFPRPTMPNVVYIGGFQCKPAQPLPADLEDFVQSAGEHGVIIMTLGSVVDALPKEIANEIGSVFAKLPQKVIWRHKGERPSTLGNNTLIVDWMPQKDLLGHPQTRVFVAHGGTNGVQEAIYHGVPVLGIPLFYDQYDNLLRLQERGAAKILQLADVNGNTFEQDPLQFCQVGW, from the exons GAACCATGTCACTGCACCGTGTGTGTGGAGTGTTTGTATTCCTCAGCTTATGTCTGATTTCCTTCCCACCACATTGCCATGGAGGAAACATTCTGGTGTTCCCTTTAGATGGCAGCCACTGGATCAATATGAAGATTCTGCTTGAAGAACTTCATGCCAGAGGACACAACCTCACTGTGATCAGAGACACCTACAGCTGGTACATCCCTGAAAAGTCTCCACTGTACACATCCATTACACTTGATACAAAAGAATGCTTGGAAGACATGTTTGCTGAATTCATTCAGGAGCATATGAAG atGCAAAGAGAAGGGGCTTCACTACTGAATTTCTTTAAAGTCACCGCACATTTCCTTTATATATTTTCTCATTTCCATTCACTGTGGGCTGATGCCACCATTAACATGTTTGAAGATCAAAATGTGATGAACAGCTTAAAAGAGTCCAAATATGATCTTGTTCTCACTGATCCAGCTTTTGCACCAGGGCTTGTGTTGGCCAAATATCTCAAACTGCCCGTTGTGCTCAACGTACGCTGGGTCACCAGTGGAGAGGGACACTTTGTGTTAGCCCCCTCACCACTCTCTTATATCCCAGTGCCACAATCGGGCTTCACAGATAAAATGAATTTCATCCAGAGGGTCAAGAACATGCTCTTATATAGCATTTCACTGATCCAGCAGAAATTTGTGGTGGAGCCACACTATGAAActctctgtaataaatatatTGAGGGAGGATGTGACACCATCTCCCTTCTTCTGGAGGCTGACATTTGGCTGTTCAGGtcagattttgtgtttgatttccCTCGCCCCACAATGCCAAATGTTGTCTACATCGGAGGATTCCAGTGCAAACCAGCCCAGCCTCTGCCAGCAGACCTGGAGGACTTTGTTCAAAGTGCTGGGGAGCATGGAGTGATCATCATGACCCTGGGATCGGTGGTTGATGCTTTGCCCAAAGAAATTGCAAATGAAATTGGCAGCGTTTTTGCCAAGCTGCCTCAGAAG GTGATATGGAGGCACAAAGGAGAGCGTCCCTCTACGCTGGGCAACAACACTCTCATCGTGGACTGGATGCCACAGAAGGACCTCCTGGGACACCCGCAGACCAGAGTCTTTGTGGCTCACGGAGGAACCAATGGAGTCCAGGAGGCCATTTACCACGGGGTCCCTGTGCTCGGCATACCCTTGTTCTATGACCAGTATGACAACCTTCTACGTTTGCAGGAGAGAGGAGCTGCAAAGATCCTTCAGCTGGCTGATGTTAATGGCAACACTTTTGAGCAAG atcctctccagttctgccaggttggatggtga
- the LOC127530542 gene encoding UDP-glucuronosyltransferase 2C1-like: protein MIMGTMSLHRVCGVFVFLSLCLISFPPHCHGGNILVFPVDGSHWINMKILLEELHARGHNLTVIREANSWYIPEKSPLYTSITLDTKGGLEDTFDGFFQEHIKMQRERASLLTFFKVTAHLFSMLSHVHSVWADATVKMLEDQNMMKSFTDSKYDLLLTDPGFAPGLVLAKYLKLPVVLNVRWVTSGEGHFALAPSPLSYIPVPQSGLTDKMNFIQRVKNMLFYGISLIQQKFVVEPHYETLCHKYIEGGCHIMSLLLEADIWLFRSDFVFDFPRPTMPNIVYIGGFQCKPAQPLPADLEDFVQSAGEHGVIIMTLGTLVDALPKEVANEIGSVFAKLPQKVIWRHKGERPSTLGNNTLIVDWMPQKDLLGHPQTRVFVAHGGTNGVQEAIYHGVPVLGIPLFFDQYDNLLRLQERGAAKILQLADVNGNTFEQGLKELLYRESYRQNIQRMSRLHRDQPMAPMDQAVFWVEYVIRHKGAPHLRTEAYKMPWYSYYCVDVLLLLLTAVTVLLMSTVAVFRFLCCRRQRRQNPNRTDLRPNLFRNKLR, encoded by the exons ATGATCATGG GAACCATGTCACTGCACCGTGTGTGTGGAGTGTTTGTATTCCTCAGCTTATGTCTGATTTCCTTCCCACCACATTGCCATGGAGGAAACATTCTGGTGTTCCCTGTAGATGGCAGCCACTGGATCAATATGAAGATTCTGCTTGAAGAACTTCATGCCAGAGGACACAACCTCACTGTGATCAGGGAGGCCAACAGCTGGTACATCCCTGAAAAGTCTCCACTGTACACATCCATTACACTTGATACAAAAGGAGGCTTGGAAGACACATTTGATGGATTCTTTCAGGAGCATATAAAG atGCAGAGAGAAAGGGCTTCACTACTGACTTTCTTCAAAGTCACTGCGCATTTATTTTCTATGCTTTCTCATGTCCATTCAGTGTGGGCTGATGCCACAGTTAAAATGTTGGAAGAtcaaaatatgatgaaaagCTTCACGGATTCAAAATATGACCTGCTTCTCACTGATCCAGGCTTCGCACCAGGGCTTGTGTTGGCCAAATATCTCAAACTGCCCGTTGTGCTCAACGTACGCTGGGTCACCAGTGGAGAGGGCCACTTTGCGTTAGCTCCCTCACCACTCTCTTATATCCCAGTGCCACAATCAGGCTTAACAGATAAAATGAATTTCATCCAGAGGGTCAAGAACATGCTTTTCTACGGCATTTCACTGATCCAGCAGAAATTTGTGGTGGAGCCACACTATGAAACTCTCTGTCATAAATATATTGAGGGAGGATGTCATATCATGTCCCTTCTTCTGGAGGCTGACATTTGGCTGTTCAGGtcagattttgtgtttgatttccCTCGCCCCACAATGCCAAATATTGTCTACATCGGAGGATTCCAGTGCAAACCAGCCCAGCCTCTGCCAGCAGACCTGGAGGACTTTGTTCAAAGTGCTGGGGAGCATGGAGTGATCATCATGACCCTGGGAACGCTGGTTGATGCTTTGCCCAAAGAAGTTGCAAATGAAATTGGCAGCGTTTTTGCCAAGCTGCCTCAGAAG GTGATATGGAGGCACAAAGGAGAGCGTCCCTCTACGCTGGGCAACAACACTCTCATAGTGGACTGGATGCCACAGAAGGACCTCCTGGGACACCCGCAGACCAGAGTCTTTGTGGCTCACGGAGGAACCAATGGAGTCCAGGAGGCCATTTACCACGGGGTCCCTGTGCTCGGCATACCTTTGTTCTTTGACCAGTATGACAACCTTCTACGTTTGCAGGAGAGAGGAGCTGCAAAGATCCTTCAGCTGGCTGATGTTAATGGCAACACTTTTGAGCAAGGTCTTAAGGAACTTCTTTATCGAGAAAGCTACAGACAGAACATCCAAAGAATGTCACGTCTGCACAGAGATCAGCCGATGGCACCCATGGATCAGGCTGTGTTCTGGGTAGAATATGTGATCCGTCACAAAGGGGCTCCTCACCTGCGTACAGAGGCTTATAAGATGCCCTGGTACTCATACTACTGTGTAGATGTGCTGCTCCTGTTGCTGACTGCAGTAACTGTGCTACTGATGTCCACTGTGGCCGTTTTTCggtttctgtgctgcagaagaCAAAGGAGACAAAATCCAAACAGAACTGATTTGAGGCCAAATTTGTTTAGAAACAAGCTTCGGTGA